One Arthrobacter sp. B3I4 genomic window, TGGTGTCCTTTTGGGACCTTTCGAATTTACCGTCCCGCGGCAGCCGTTCGGGACCGGCGGCATGAGAGCATGGTTGCAGTTTGTCCAAGGAACCCTCCGAATACCCGGCGATTTGCGCTGTCGTATCCCTGCTGGCAAGGAATCTCACGTGAATGTTGACCCGCTTGATGCGAAGATTGTCCGATTCTTTACGGACTCGCCGCGGGCTTCGGTCCTCGAGGCGTCCCGGGTCCTCAAGGTTGCCCGCGCCACCGTGCAGTCGAGGCTGGACCGGATGCAGGACGGCGGCGTCATCGGGTCCTGGGTGCCGCAGCCGGACCCCTCCCATTTCGGCTACCCGGTGGTCGCGTTCTGCTCGCTGACCATCAACCAGGACCTGGGGCACGACGCCGTCGTAGAAGCGCTGGCCCGGATACCGGAACTGATCGAGATCCACACCGTGTCCGGGAGTTCGGACCTGATGGCCCGCATCGCTGCCCGCTCCAACTCGGACCTGCAGCGGGTGCTCGACGCCATGATCGCCACCCGGACGGTCCTCCGGTCCTCATCGGTGATCGTGCTGAACACGCACTTCCAGGGCCGGACTCTGCCGCTGCTGGAGGCCGCGGCCCAGGAGCAGTAACCCGCCCGGACTATTTTGTCCCGGGCTGGCACCGTCGTAGAATTAGTTCTAGTCAACATGACTATAACTACTCCGGCGGTCCGGCCGGAGCCGTCCGGCCAGTCCCGAGGACTGTCCGGACCCCGGCAACCGGGGGTTGATCACCGTCTACACCTCACCAGCCAATGTGTCGGAGCGTCAGCTCGCGCCGCCGTCGCTGGCCATTTCCACGGTCATTTTCGCCCTGCGGCCCAGCGAACGCTCGGGCCGTCCCACGCTCTGGATCCCGCTGGTGCGCCGCATCCGGGAGCCCTTCAAGGGCCTGTGGGCGCTGCCCGGCGGCCCGCTGACCCATGCGGAATCCCTGCAGGACGCCGCATCCCGGAACCTGCGCGACACCACCGGCCTCGCGCCCAGCTACCTTGAGCAGCTGTACGCCTTCGGCGGCCTGCACCGCTCGCCCACCCAGCGGGTCGTCTCGATCGTGTACTGGGCGCTGGTCCAGCCCACCGAAGCGGCACTGGCCGACGAATCCGAGAACGTCCGGTGGTTCCGCGCCGACCGGCTCGGCGACCTGGCTTTCGACCATAACGAAATCATCGAGTACGCCCTTTGGCGGCTGCGCAACAAGATGGCCTACGGCTCGATTGCGTACCACTTCCTCGGCGAGTACTTCACGCTCGCCCAGGTCCGGGGGGTTTACGAGGCGGTCCTGGACCGGGAGCTGGACCCGGCCAACTTCCGCCGGCAGATCAAAGCCGCCCCGGAAATCGAAGAGACCGACCAGTACCT contains:
- a CDS encoding NUDIX domain-containing protein — protein: MTVYTSPANVSERQLAPPSLAISTVIFALRPSERSGRPTLWIPLVRRIREPFKGLWALPGGPLTHAESLQDAASRNLRDTTGLAPSYLEQLYAFGGLHRSPTQRVVSIVYWALVQPTEAALADESENVRWFRADRLGDLAFDHNEIIEYALWRLRNKMAYGSIAYHFLGEYFTLAQVRGVYEAVLDRELDPANFRRQIKAAPEIEETDQYLQGGKHRPPRLYRFTGRPGLDPDNRSTS
- a CDS encoding Lrp/AsnC family transcriptional regulator — protein: MNVDPLDAKIVRFFTDSPRASVLEASRVLKVARATVQSRLDRMQDGGVIGSWVPQPDPSHFGYPVVAFCSLTINQDLGHDAVVEALARIPELIEIHTVSGSSDLMARIAARSNSDLQRVLDAMIATRTVLRSSSVIVLNTHFQGRTLPLLEAAAQEQ